The Herminiimonas arsenitoxidans genome window below encodes:
- the wecB gene encoding non-hydrolyzing UDP-N-acetylglucosamine 2-epimerase: MRKVMTIVGTRPELIKMSRVIAELEKHTQHILVHTGQNYDYELNQVFFDDLEIRKPDYFLDAAGTNAAQTIAQVIMKADEVFEIEKPDALLLYGDTNSCLAIIPAKRRKIPVFHMEAGNRCFDQRVPEELNRKVLDHLADINMVLTEHARRYLLAEGIKPETIIKTGSHMREVLDFYRPKIDRSDVVDRLSLEKRKYFLVSAHREENVDSPEALRDLLETLDALVKRYGYPVLVSTHPRTFKRLEALGHGPLDERIILSKPFGFIDYIKLQMEAFCVLSDSGTITEETSLLNLCSITLRNAHERPEGMDVGTLIMSGLKAERVMEAIDIVTSQYTSDPAPVLAVADYENPYVSKQVLRVVASYIDYINRVVWSK, from the coding sequence ATGCGTAAAGTCATGACGATCGTCGGGACGCGTCCCGAATTGATCAAGATGAGTCGTGTCATTGCGGAGCTGGAGAAGCATACGCAACATATTCTGGTACACACAGGGCAGAATTACGATTATGAATTAAACCAGGTTTTTTTCGATGATCTGGAAATCCGCAAGCCAGATTACTTTCTCGATGCCGCCGGCACCAACGCCGCGCAAACAATTGCGCAAGTAATCATGAAGGCGGATGAAGTTTTTGAAATCGAAAAGCCTGATGCCTTGCTGCTTTACGGCGATACCAACTCCTGCCTTGCTATTATCCCCGCCAAGCGCAGGAAGATACCGGTCTTCCATATGGAAGCCGGCAATCGTTGCTTTGATCAGCGGGTACCGGAAGAGTTGAATCGTAAGGTGCTGGATCACCTGGCTGATATCAATATGGTGTTGACCGAGCACGCGCGACGCTATTTATTGGCAGAGGGCATCAAGCCCGAAACTATTATCAAGACCGGCTCGCATATGCGTGAGGTGCTTGACTTTTACCGGCCCAAGATAGACCGGTCGGATGTGGTTGATCGTCTGTCGCTGGAGAAACGTAAATATTTCCTGGTCAGTGCGCACCGCGAGGAGAACGTTGATTCCCCCGAAGCCTTGCGGGATTTGCTGGAAACGCTCGATGCTTTGGTGAAGCGTTATGGTTATCCGGTATTGGTTTCAACCCATCCTCGTACCTTCAAGCGTCTGGAAGCGTTAGGTCATGGGCCACTGGATGAGAGGATCATTCTCTCCAAACCGTTTGGCTTTATTGATTACATTAAATTGCAGATGGAGGCTTTTTGCGTATTGTCCGATAGCGGGACAATTACCGAAGAGACTTCCTTGCTGAATTTGTGCTCGATTACACTGCGTAATGCCCATGAACGTCCGGAAGGGATGGACGTTGGAACGCTGATCATGTCTGGCTTGAAGGCGGAACGGGTAATGGAAGCGATCGATATCGTGACTTCGCAATATACCTCCGATCCGGCGCCGGTCTTGGCCGTTGCCGACTATGAAAATCCTTATGTGTCGAAACAGGTGTTAAGAGTCGTTGCCAGTTATATCGATTACATCAATCGCGTGGTCTGGTCCAAGTAG
- a CDS encoding dTDP-4-dehydrorhamnose reductase family protein, whose translation MKILVLGASGMLGNAMMRILSEEGDWDVYGTIRSEGLKKLFHQDIARNLLPGVDVEQYDSLLQTFLQVRPDVVINCIGLIKKFMSEEDRLHAISINAALPHRLAKLCGVSGARLIHMSTDCVFSGEAGNYSESDISDAKDLYGRSKFLGEVDYPQALTLRTSIIGRELQSANGLIGWFLSQEGSCSGFRRAIFSGFPTVVLAEIIRKFIIPNPDLHGLYHVAAQPISKYELLRLVADVYGKSIEIIPDDSLVIDRSLNAERFAQATGYHAPGWHDLIESMHKYS comes from the coding sequence ATGAAAATATTGGTTCTGGGAGCCAGTGGCATGCTTGGCAATGCCATGATGCGGATATTGAGTGAGGAAGGTGATTGGGATGTCTACGGCACGATTCGTTCCGAAGGCTTAAAGAAGCTTTTTCATCAGGATATCGCTCGTAATTTGTTGCCAGGCGTCGATGTTGAACAGTATGACTCCTTGTTGCAGACCTTCTTGCAGGTTCGCCCCGATGTTGTGATTAATTGTATTGGCTTGATCAAGAAATTCATGAGTGAGGAAGATCGCTTACATGCAATTTCAATCAATGCCGCATTACCGCACAGACTTGCCAAATTATGTGGAGTATCCGGCGCACGCCTGATACATATGAGTACGGATTGTGTTTTTTCCGGGGAGGCGGGTAACTATTCGGAATCCGACATTTCCGACGCCAAGGATTTGTATGGAAGATCCAAATTCCTTGGTGAGGTTGACTATCCTCAGGCATTGACCTTGCGGACTTCAATTATTGGGCGTGAACTACAAAGTGCAAATGGACTGATAGGGTGGTTTTTGTCACAAGAGGGAAGTTGCTCGGGATTCAGGCGCGCTATTTTTTCTGGATTCCCTACTGTCGTCCTGGCGGAAATTATTCGCAAATTTATTATCCCGAATCCTGATTTACATGGGCTTTACCATGTGGCCGCACAGCCTATATCCAAGTACGAATTACTTCGATTGGTGGCGGATGTTTATGGTAAATCCATTGAAATCATTCCTGATGATTCCCTGGTGATAGATCGCTCTTTGAATGCTGAGCGTTTCGCACAGGCTACTGGTTACCATGCGCCTGGCTGGCATGATTTAATCGAGAGCATGCATAAATATAGTTAG
- a CDS encoding glycosyltransferase — translation MRVLNVNSSLDSKTGGGTAERTFQMSRFLARANTKCTVLTIDIGLKEARVAALKPAEVVAMPLLWRRFYVPKINWNTIRKLVNDADIIHLMGHWGVLNALVYVAVRRAGKPYVVCPAGALPIFGRSAVLKRLYNFLIGNVIIRNASAWIAVTPIEFAQFEKYGIPASSITVIPNGVAVEDFPDIDVTAFREAKGLPDRPLILFMGRLNLIKGPDLLLQAFLLIKNRIYDFHLAFAGPDEGMQDGLLEFARQNGIADRVHFLGFVSGPDKVAAYRSATLLAVPSRQEAMSIVALEAGICGKPVLVTDQCGFGEIKSICSDLETTADAAGIAAGLESVITEPGMLERLGPLFRDFVMQRYTWGSIVAEYLKLYKNILTVKK, via the coding sequence ATGCGGGTACTTAACGTCAATTCATCGCTGGACTCCAAAACAGGGGGAGGGACAGCAGAACGTACATTTCAGATGAGCCGTTTTTTGGCTAGGGCGAATACAAAATGTACCGTACTGACTATCGATATAGGACTTAAAGAGGCTAGGGTCGCGGCGCTTAAGCCAGCGGAGGTCGTGGCCATGCCATTGTTATGGCGGCGATTTTATGTCCCGAAAATAAACTGGAACACAATTCGAAAATTAGTGAACGATGCGGACATCATTCACTTAATGGGGCATTGGGGAGTGCTGAATGCATTGGTATATGTGGCAGTCCGTCGGGCGGGAAAACCGTATGTGGTTTGTCCAGCTGGGGCATTGCCTATATTCGGTCGCTCTGCAGTTCTCAAGCGCTTATACAATTTTTTGATTGGCAATGTGATCATCAGGAATGCGTCTGCTTGGATAGCTGTGACACCAATTGAGTTTGCCCAATTTGAAAAATATGGCATTCCTGCATCGAGCATTACTGTTATTCCAAATGGTGTCGCTGTTGAGGATTTTCCAGATATAGATGTGACAGCATTTCGTGAGGCGAAAGGCCTTCCCGATCGACCTTTGATATTGTTCATGGGGCGTTTGAACTTGATTAAAGGGCCTGACTTGCTGTTGCAGGCTTTTTTATTGATAAAAAACAGAATTTATGACTTCCATCTTGCGTTTGCAGGGCCAGATGAGGGAATGCAGGATGGGTTGCTTGAATTTGCGCGGCAGAATGGGATCGCCGATCGCGTACATTTCCTGGGTTTTGTGAGCGGACCCGACAAGGTTGCCGCTTATCGCTCAGCGACGCTGCTTGCTGTCCCCTCAAGACAGGAGGCGATGTCGATTGTGGCATTGGAGGCCGGAATTTGTGGCAAGCCGGTTTTGGTAACCGATCAATGCGGATTCGGAGAAATTAAGTCGATTTGCTCTGACCTTGAGACTACTGCCGACGCAGCTGGCATCGCAGCCGGGCTGGAGAGCGTGATTACGGAGCCGGGTATGCTGGAGCGTCTTGGGCCTCTTTTCCGTGATTTTGTTATGCAGCGCTATACATGGGGGTCAATCGTTGCAGAGTATCTGAAACTATATAAAAACATATTGACGGTAAAAAAATGA
- a CDS encoding 2OG-Fe(II) oxygenase, giving the protein MKIDEIGKARFSQADLKEMALSCVEKIINARSGVEYFDEPFRHLVIDNFLDERMANACYANFPVPESDQWEKTSDADIEIKMRTKWSSEFDVPDGIVDTIRLLNSSLFLNAMAERIGIQKLMPDPYFSGGGLNVTVPGGLLDVHVDGNYHDASGLNRRVNAILYLNPDYKPEWGGQFGIYDDKGEECLKTVDPIFNRLVIFDTHDFSFHGLPNPLQFPEGTSRKSIILYYYTKDGRPFEHSAVHEPHSALWVKRNLLDKRGNKTRDFQ; this is encoded by the coding sequence ATGAAAATTGACGAAATCGGGAAAGCGCGATTTTCCCAGGCGGATTTAAAAGAGATGGCGCTTTCTTGCGTCGAGAAAATTATCAATGCGCGATCAGGTGTGGAATATTTCGATGAGCCTTTCAGGCATTTGGTCATCGATAATTTTCTTGACGAGCGTATGGCAAACGCTTGTTATGCCAATTTTCCGGTGCCTGAGAGTGATCAATGGGAAAAGACCAGCGACGCCGACATTGAAATAAAAATGCGTACCAAATGGTCGTCCGAATTTGATGTGCCGGACGGCATTGTAGATACCATTCGTTTATTGAATTCGTCGCTCTTTCTCAATGCGATGGCTGAGCGTATTGGCATTCAAAAACTGATGCCGGATCCGTATTTCAGTGGGGGCGGTCTGAACGTAACCGTTCCTGGTGGTTTGCTGGATGTGCATGTGGATGGAAATTACCACGATGCTTCAGGATTGAATCGGCGGGTCAATGCCATTCTCTATCTAAATCCTGACTACAAACCGGAATGGGGCGGTCAATTCGGTATTTACGATGATAAAGGTGAAGAGTGCCTGAAAACGGTTGATCCTATCTTTAATCGTCTGGTGATTTTTGACACCCATGATTTCAGTTTCCATGGTCTGCCTAATCCTTTGCAGTTTCCAGAAGGCACATCGAGAAAGTCGATTATTCTGTATTACTACACAAAGGACGGGCGCCCATTCGAGCATTCGGCCGTACATGAGCCGCACAGTGCGCTTTGGGTAAAACGGAATTTATTGGATAAGCGTGGCAACAAGACACGCGATTTCCAATAG
- a CDS encoding glycosyltransferase family 2 protein has product MTDVICLSPSYSTTRCVTRKAPGLRKLPSNKFEPLLFLPSTNSRRVEGGNRTKGYFKKADLAGQSVFLEKAEVHLPLITVITVVFNAEKTLEKAILSVINQSYSNIEFIVIDGGSTDNSIDIIKKYQYAIDYWVSESDTGIYDAWNKGVRLASGDWIAFLGADDAYTDGAIEAYASFISNCSDVKLEYVSSRVNLVNHTTKLRVVGAPWRWAVFRKYMNVAHVGSLHRWTLFEEYGLFDDSYRISGDYEFLLRAGSTLNAHFLDFVTVDMQVGGVSDANIQVFNETTRAKKTTGQRSIFMCQLEKYYAIFKWKLRSQLRN; this is encoded by the coding sequence ATGACTGATGTAATTTGTCTAAGCCCGAGCTATAGCACTACTCGTTGCGTCACGCGTAAAGCTCCAGGTCTACGTAAACTTCCTAGTAATAAGTTCGAACCGTTATTGTTTTTACCTTCGACTAACTCGCGCAGAGTTGAGGGAGGTAATCGCACTAAAGGTTATTTTAAGAAAGCAGACCTTGCTGGACAATCTGTATTTTTAGAAAAAGCAGAGGTGCATCTGCCATTAATCACTGTTATAACGGTTGTATTTAATGCTGAAAAAACACTTGAAAAGGCTATATTAAGCGTCATAAACCAATCCTATTCCAATATCGAATTCATCGTCATTGATGGTGGTTCAACAGATAACAGCATTGATATCATTAAAAAATATCAATACGCAATAGATTATTGGGTTAGTGAATCTGATACTGGTATTTATGATGCATGGAATAAAGGGGTTCGGCTTGCGAGTGGGGATTGGATTGCATTTCTAGGTGCCGATGATGCATATACTGATGGTGCGATAGAAGCTTATGCATCTTTTATAAGTAATTGCTCAGATGTTAAACTCGAATATGTTTCTTCGAGAGTAAATTTAGTAAATCATACGACCAAGTTGCGTGTAGTTGGTGCACCTTGGAGATGGGCAGTTTTCCGTAAGTACATGAATGTAGCGCACGTGGGGTCTTTGCATCGATGGACTTTATTTGAAGAATATGGCCTGTTCGATGATTCCTACAGGATTAGCGGAGATTATGAATTTTTGCTTCGAGCAGGCTCAACGTTGAATGCACATTTTTTGGATTTTGTTACCGTTGATATGCAGGTCGGTGGAGTAAGCGACGCAAATATTCAGGTTTTTAATGAAACCACTAGGGCAAAAAAAACTACAGGTCAGCGCAGCATTTTTATGTGCCAACTTGAAAAATATTACGCAATTTTCAAATGGAAGTTGCGTAGCCAATTACGAAATTAG
- a CDS encoding glycosyltransferase family 4 protein, translating into MKVVAILENSITAGGGFNQALNAILQMQKICKGQFEFEVFTSRSENIISLEKLGVNAVVFSLSFVDKLLAKLSLNVWWQSIQSRIKYLGPFEKKLMARGCNLVYFVTPSVISPALQKLNYIVTVWDLCHRDRPEFPEVRNFNQFYARDHYYQNHLSPAVVVLTDSEQLADNISHRYGVDRERLLPMPFAPAPFLERSELQNDGDVLKKYGLERGYFFYPAQFWAHKNHIRILEALILLKERGIQFNVVFAGGDFGNRVHIERFVNQNKLKDQVHFLGFVAAEDMRGLYESCKAVIMPTYFGPTNLPPLEAWMFGKPLIYSLPFGAQAGNAARLVNPDDAHDLASAMNECSDTLFCNAMIQKGSIRLQEINAQRRVAEDGLLLRLMQFEKRQRCMEN; encoded by the coding sequence ATGAAAGTTGTTGCGATTCTTGAAAACTCCATTACTGCCGGTGGTGGATTTAATCAAGCCTTAAATGCAATTCTGCAAATGCAAAAGATTTGTAAAGGTCAATTCGAGTTTGAGGTTTTCACAAGCAGGTCAGAAAATATTATCTCGCTAGAAAAGTTAGGGGTAAATGCGGTTGTGTTTTCACTTTCATTTGTTGATAAGCTGCTTGCCAAGCTGAGTCTTAATGTGTGGTGGCAATCTATACAAAGTCGAATTAAATACTTGGGGCCATTTGAAAAAAAGTTAATGGCACGTGGTTGTAACTTGGTTTACTTCGTGACACCTTCCGTTATATCCCCAGCTTTACAGAAACTTAATTACATTGTGACGGTGTGGGATCTTTGTCACCGTGATAGACCTGAGTTTCCAGAAGTTCGAAATTTCAACCAATTCTATGCTCGAGATCATTATTATCAAAATCACTTATCGCCAGCAGTTGTGGTTCTGACGGACTCAGAGCAGTTGGCGGATAATATTTCGCATAGATATGGCGTTGATCGAGAGCGATTGTTGCCAATGCCATTTGCGCCAGCACCATTTCTAGAGCGTAGTGAGCTTCAAAATGATGGCGATGTGTTAAAGAAATACGGTTTAGAAAGAGGGTATTTCTTTTATCCAGCTCAGTTCTGGGCACATAAGAACCACATACGTATTCTTGAAGCATTAATTCTATTGAAAGAGCGTGGGATACAGTTCAATGTTGTTTTTGCGGGGGGGGATTTTGGTAATCGTGTACATATTGAACGCTTTGTAAACCAAAATAAGCTTAAAGACCAAGTTCATTTTTTAGGTTTTGTGGCAGCAGAGGATATGCGTGGATTGTATGAAAGTTGCAAAGCAGTAATAATGCCTACATACTTTGGTCCAACAAATTTACCGCCATTGGAAGCTTGGATGTTTGGTAAGCCTTTAATTTACTCATTGCCGTTTGGTGCCCAAGCTGGAAATGCCGCGCGATTAGTGAATCCAGATGACGCGCATGATTTAGCGTCTGCAATGAATGAGTGCTCCGATACGCTATTTTGTAATGCAATGATTCAAAAAGGGAGCATAAGGTTGCAAGAAATTAATGCGCAACGTAGGGTCGCTGAAGATGGGCTACTTTTAAGATTGATGCAATTTGAAAAAAGACAGCGTTGCATGGAAAACTGA
- a CDS encoding glycosyltransferase family 4 protein, whose protein sequence is MKVLIVSQYFWPESFSINDIARSLAEKGVEVDVLTGKPNYPAGQKFEGYRGWGCMREIWNGVSLFRVPLAARGVGGGRRLAVNYLSFVVSGLLFGALMLRKRRYDAILVYAPSPILQAIPAIFLAWLKRCGAIVWVQDLWPASLSATGHVRNKTALKMVESLVRFIYRRADLLLVQSRAFVPLVQTLASGTPVVYYPNSVDPSFAHPTRQDLPEVIGLGSDFSVLFAGNIGTVQAVETIVEAAVLLKPYPDVQLVVMGDGSRREWMLQEQRDRELSNLHLPGRFPVETMPAFMQKASVLLVTLTDQEIFQATIPNKIQAYLAAGRPIAASLNGEGANIVLEAGAGLAAAAEDGKALANTILQFYHMSKQEREAMGARGRAYYKKHFEHDMLITQLIEHLRSVSDLKEK, encoded by the coding sequence ATGAAGGTACTTATCGTCAGCCAGTATTTTTGGCCAGAGAGTTTTAGCATTAACGATATCGCTCGCTCATTGGCTGAGAAGGGCGTAGAAGTGGATGTGTTGACTGGTAAGCCCAATTATCCTGCAGGTCAAAAATTTGAAGGTTATCGCGGCTGGGGATGTATGCGCGAGATCTGGAATGGCGTTTCTTTGTTTCGCGTGCCGCTTGCTGCCAGAGGTGTGGGAGGAGGGCGCCGACTGGCCGTCAACTATCTTTCTTTTGTCGTTTCAGGACTGTTGTTTGGTGCTCTGATGCTACGCAAACGACGTTATGATGCCATTCTGGTTTATGCGCCTTCGCCCATTTTGCAGGCGATTCCTGCGATTTTCCTGGCTTGGCTAAAGCGCTGTGGTGCGATTGTCTGGGTTCAGGATTTATGGCCGGCAAGCCTTTCTGCTACTGGGCATGTCCGTAATAAAACTGCCCTGAAAATGGTTGAATCGCTGGTGCGCTTCATTTATCGTCGTGCCGACCTCTTGTTGGTACAATCCAGGGCATTTGTACCCTTGGTTCAAACATTGGCTTCGGGTACGCCGGTTGTGTATTATCCGAATTCGGTCGATCCGTCATTTGCACATCCTACAAGGCAAGACTTGCCAGAGGTAATAGGGCTGGGAAGTGATTTTTCTGTGCTGTTTGCCGGGAATATTGGAACTGTGCAGGCGGTTGAGACTATCGTTGAGGCAGCTGTTTTGCTCAAGCCATATCCGGATGTGCAGCTCGTGGTTATGGGGGATGGTAGTCGACGCGAGTGGATGCTGCAGGAGCAACGGGATCGCGAATTGAGCAATCTGCATCTTCCTGGTCGATTCCCGGTTGAAACCATGCCCGCCTTTATGCAAAAAGCATCAGTTTTATTGGTGACTCTGACGGATCAAGAGATATTCCAGGCAACAATACCGAATAAAATACAGGCTTATTTGGCCGCCGGCAGGCCAATTGCTGCTTCTCTTAATGGCGAGGGGGCAAATATAGTTCTGGAGGCGGGCGCTGGACTGGCCGCTGCGGCCGAGGATGGCAAAGCATTGGCAAATACGATTTTGCAGTTTTACCATATGAGTAAGCAGGAGCGAGAGGCAATGGGGGCTCGTGGACGCGCATATTATAAGAAGCATTTTGAGCATGATATGTTGATTACGCAGTTAATCGAACATTTACGGTCCGTGAGTGACCTCAAAGAGAAATAA
- a CDS encoding class I SAM-dependent DNA methyltransferase, with protein sequence MSSVFDTYARYYDLLYRDKDYAAEAEYVASHIRAKAPHALRILELGCGTGAHAEHLARMGYTVHGVDLSESMLMRAEARKATLPPDVAARMSFTLGDARTVRTGGTYDVVISLFHVMSYQATNVDLNDAFETAATHLSAGGLFLFDYWYGPAVLMQKPDVRVRRLEDDEIKVVRIAEPVMYVNDNVVDVNYTVFVEVKVTGQVEQITERHRMRYLFLPELQCYGVEKFKESSSHAWMTDTPLNANTWGGFHLLVRA encoded by the coding sequence ATGAGCTCCGTGTTCGATACCTATGCACGTTACTATGATCTGTTGTATCGGGATAAAGATTACGCTGCCGAGGCCGAGTATGTGGCTTCACATATTCGTGCGAAGGCACCGCATGCATTGCGTATTTTGGAGTTAGGATGTGGCACAGGGGCACATGCAGAACATCTTGCTCGCATGGGCTACACCGTACATGGTGTCGATCTGAGTGAGTCTATGCTTATGCGTGCCGAGGCACGGAAAGCTACTTTACCACCTGATGTCGCTGCCAGAATGTCGTTTACTCTCGGTGATGCCCGTACTGTTCGTACGGGGGGGACTTATGATGTAGTGATTTCACTCTTTCATGTAATGAGTTATCAGGCGACAAACGTCGATTTGAATGACGCATTTGAAACTGCAGCAACTCATTTGTCTGCAGGAGGACTCTTCCTGTTTGATTATTGGTATGGCCCAGCAGTCCTCATGCAAAAACCTGATGTGCGAGTCAGGCGACTGGAGGATGATGAGATAAAAGTAGTTCGTATCGCGGAGCCTGTCATGTACGTAAACGATAATGTTGTGGATGTGAATTACACCGTATTTGTTGAGGTGAAGGTCACTGGTCAGGTAGAGCAGATTACGGAAAGACATCGCATGCGATATTTGTTTTTACCAGAATTGCAATGTTATGGTGTTGAGAAGTTTAAAGAATCAAGTAGCCACGCGTGGATGACAGATACGCCTCTTAATGCGAATACTTGGGGTGGATTCCATTTATTGGTGCGTGCTTGA
- a CDS encoding polysaccharide biosynthesis protein, with amino-acid sequence MFDNKVLMITGGTGSFGNTVLKRFLDTAVREIRIFSRDEKKQEDMRIALGNDKVKFYIGDVRDYDSLAQAMTGVDFVFHAAALKQVPSCEFYPMEAVRTNVLGTENVLNAAISSKVKRVVVLSTDKAVYPINAMGISKAMAEKLVIAKSRTIPEGGPVVCSTRYGNVMASRGSVIPLFINQLKSGQPITVTDPNMTRFLMSLEDSVDLVLHAFEHAEQGDLFVQKAPASTVADLAQALRELFKLDNEVKVIGTRHGEKLYESLISREEMAKADDMGRYYRIPADNRDLNYSKYFVEGESHISELDDYTSHNTERLNVEAIKKLLLNLIEVREALNA; translated from the coding sequence ATGTTTGACAATAAAGTGTTGATGATTACCGGCGGTACAGGTTCGTTCGGTAATACGGTCCTCAAGCGATTTCTGGATACGGCTGTCAGGGAAATACGTATCTTTAGTCGGGATGAAAAAAAACAGGAAGATATGCGAATCGCCTTGGGAAACGACAAGGTCAAGTTTTATATCGGCGATGTACGTGATTACGATAGCCTGGCCCAGGCGATGACGGGGGTTGACTTTGTATTTCATGCGGCGGCTCTCAAGCAAGTTCCATCCTGTGAGTTTTATCCAATGGAAGCAGTACGAACCAATGTGCTCGGTACAGAAAATGTCTTGAATGCGGCTATCTCTTCCAAAGTGAAGAGGGTGGTTGTATTGAGTACCGACAAAGCAGTCTATCCAATTAATGCAATGGGTATTTCCAAGGCCATGGCGGAGAAATTGGTGATTGCGAAGTCCCGTACTATCCCCGAAGGCGGCCCGGTCGTATGTTCCACACGCTATGGCAATGTGATGGCATCTCGTGGCTCAGTTATTCCGCTTTTTATTAATCAATTGAAATCCGGCCAGCCGATCACGGTAACCGATCCGAATATGACGCGATTCCTGATGTCTTTGGAGGATTCGGTTGATTTGGTATTGCATGCTTTTGAGCATGCAGAGCAGGGTGATTTATTCGTACAGAAAGCACCGGCTTCTACCGTAGCTGATCTGGCTCAAGCCTTAAGAGAATTGTTCAAGCTGGATAATGAAGTCAAGGTTATCGGTACCCGTCACGGTGAAAAACTTTATGAGTCGCTGATTTCCCGTGAAGAAATGGCGAAGGCAGACGATATGGGGCGTTACTACCGTATTCCCGCTGACAATCGTGATTTAAATTACAGCAAATATTTTGTTGAAGGCGAATCTCACATTTCAGAATTGGATGATTACACCTCGCACAATACTGAACGTTTGAATGTCGAGGCGATCAAGAAACTTTTATTGAATCTGATTGAAGTGCGTGAGGCCTTGAATGCGTAA
- a CDS encoding NAD-dependent epimerase/dehydratase family protein: MNTVVVVGASGYIGRHLVAELTSFANVRIKILTRSFQEDEAKKNYSNDVELIEGDLCDPASLNTLFEPGCTVIHLAYLGGAGESKNLAATLNLTNACRAANVNRLIHLSTAMVSGRAVKSTVSEEDLCFPITDYAVTKLKVEQMIIAAAQGNFQTVILRPTAVFGQNGENLKKLTNDLLAGRRVRNYLKSCLFGKRRMNLVHISNVVAAIVFLQKSSDTFDGQVFMVSDADAALNNFRDVECILMRELNIPDYRFPRLQLPLFILSGVLTLMGKDNTNPQCDYVSQKLARLGYEKAIEFESGLIEYAASYRLPSDSH; this comes from the coding sequence ATGAATACAGTGGTAGTAGTCGGTGCATCGGGTTATATAGGTCGTCATCTTGTCGCTGAATTAACGAGCTTTGCAAATGTGCGGATCAAGATATTGACGAGATCCTTTCAAGAAGATGAAGCTAAAAAAAACTATTCCAACGATGTTGAATTGATAGAAGGGGATCTTTGTGATCCTGCTTCTTTAAATACACTTTTTGAGCCTGGTTGCACCGTTATTCATCTCGCATATTTGGGGGGGGCAGGGGAGAGCAAGAACCTGGCCGCAACCCTTAATTTGACGAATGCATGTAGAGCAGCAAACGTAAATCGTCTGATTCATCTGAGCACGGCAATGGTGAGTGGGCGTGCGGTTAAAAGCACAGTCTCTGAGGAGGACCTTTGCTTCCCGATTACTGACTATGCGGTCACCAAACTAAAAGTTGAGCAGATGATTATTGCTGCAGCACAGGGTAATTTTCAAACTGTGATACTACGTCCTACCGCCGTGTTCGGGCAAAATGGCGAGAATTTAAAGAAATTGACCAATGACCTATTGGCCGGGAGACGAGTGCGTAATTATCTTAAATCTTGCCTGTTCGGTAAGCGCAGGATGAATCTTGTGCACATTTCTAATGTGGTCGCCGCGATTGTTTTTCTCCAGAAAAGTAGTGATACCTTTGATGGCCAAGTGTTTATGGTATCGGATGCGGATGCGGCATTGAATAATTTTCGTGACGTTGAATGCATTTTAATGCGGGAACTGAATATCCCCGATTACCGTTTCCCACGCCTTCAGCTTCCCTTATTTATTTTGAGTGGGGTTCTGACACTTATGGGCAAGGATAATACTAATCCGCAATGTGACTATGTGTCACAAAAACTCGCCCGTCTCGGATATGAAAAAGCCATTGAATTTGAATCTGGTTTGATTGAGTATGCTGCAAGCTATCGCTTGCCCTCTGACTCGCATTGA